In the Desulforhopalus sp. genome, one interval contains:
- a CDS encoding universal stress protein, which translates to MKKHFLVTISNDVEHLYGVRFLCSFFNTISEYQLTLLHICQQDKNDMNRTLNQMWKGPSGDPQAQLSPQARKSINKAKELLAGKRVAIDQVMTKASVERYGKVKDILLEGANGLYDAIILGRRASYALQFMFERPADETARAIVSDSGCTTPLWICPEPLDDRKNVLVCLDGSENAYRAVDHVGYILTEQEQQNITLLHVETGSGRQAQAIFDRAETILREHAIPASRINRKTVRGLSVPGTINGEAEKGRYAVIAVGMFGEKQEVAKKLTLAGGITTKLISKVEKAALWCCP; encoded by the coding sequence ATGAAAAAACATTTTCTGGTAACCATCAGCAACGATGTTGAACACCTCTACGGCGTCCGCTTTCTCTGCTCCTTTTTCAATACCATCTCGGAATACCAGCTGACCCTTCTGCATATCTGTCAGCAGGACAAAAACGACATGAACCGGACCCTCAACCAGATGTGGAAGGGCCCAAGTGGCGACCCCCAGGCCCAGCTCTCTCCCCAGGCGCGAAAATCGATCAACAAGGCAAAGGAACTCCTCGCCGGGAAACGGGTGGCCATTGACCAGGTCATGACCAAGGCCAGTGTCGAACGCTATGGCAAGGTGAAAGATATCCTCCTTGAAGGGGCAAATGGCCTCTATGATGCTATCATTCTCGGCAGGCGAGCCTCCTATGCCCTGCAATTTATGTTTGAAAGACCGGCCGACGAGACTGCCCGGGCGATAGTCAGCGACAGCGGCTGCACCACTCCGCTGTGGATCTGTCCCGAGCCGCTTGACGACCGGAAGAATGTTCTGGTTTGCCTTGACGGCTCGGAAAACGCCTACCGGGCGGTCGACCATGTCGGTTATATCCTCACCGAACAGGAACAGCAGAACATCACCCTGCTCCATGTCGAGACCGGATCCGGCCGCCAGGCACAGGCTATTTTCGACCGGGCTGAGACAATTCTCCGGGAACATGCGATTCCTGCCAGCCGCATCAACCGCAAGACGGTACGCGGTCTGAGCGTCCCCGGCACAATCAACGGTGAAGCGGAGAAGGGCCGCTATGCGGTGATCGCCGTGGGTATGTTCGGTGAGAAACAGGAGGTGGCGAAAAAACTTACCCTAGCGGGAGGCATCACCACGAAATTGATCAGTAAAGTTGAAAAGGCTGCACTGTGGTGCTGCCCGTAA
- a CDS encoding alpha/beta hydrolase-fold protein, producing the protein MHIEEHRWYSPSLGQEMALKIYGHYGPPLLVFPCSRGRYFDYEGMGMIGAIDHFIDGGQIKLFCVDSVDSQSWYNFDLSPADRNGRHEAYDRYIVSEVVPFIRDHCRTPEIRPITNGCSMGAYHAVNFFFKHPGLFAGTIACSGLYRLDRREFNLSAADIPAVYYNSPLSYLAGLTEPWLLENYRQGRIMISVGQGAWDEEALEDTRALQAICQAKGIPAWIDIWGHDVNHDWPWWFKQMNHFLAHL; encoded by the coding sequence ATGCACATTGAAGAGCATCGCTGGTACAGTCCAAGTCTCGGCCAGGAGATGGCCTTGAAGATCTACGGTCATTATGGCCCGCCGCTCCTTGTCTTCCCCTGCTCCCGCGGTCGCTATTTCGATTATGAGGGGATGGGGATGATCGGCGCCATTGACCACTTCATCGATGGCGGACAGATCAAACTGTTCTGTGTCGACAGCGTCGACAGCCAGTCGTGGTATAATTTCGACCTGTCGCCGGCCGACCGAAACGGCCGCCACGAGGCCTATGACCGCTATATTGTAAGCGAGGTCGTGCCCTTTATCCGCGACCATTGCCGCACGCCGGAAATCCGCCCGATCACCAACGGCTGCAGCATGGGCGCCTACCACGCCGTCAACTTCTTCTTCAAACACCCCGGACTCTTTGCCGGGACGATTGCCTGCAGCGGCCTGTACCGCCTCGACCGCCGGGAATTTAACCTCTCCGCCGCTGACATCCCGGCGGTCTACTATAATTCCCCCCTCTCCTACCTGGCCGGCCTGACCGAACCCTGGCTGCTGGAAAACTACCGCCAGGGCAGGATCATGATCAGTGTCGGCCAAGGCGCCTGGGACGAAGAGGCCCTGGAGGACACCCGCGCCCTCCAGGCCATCTGCCAGGCCAAGGGTATTCCCGCCTGGATCGATATCTGGGGCCACGATGTCAACCATGACTGGCCGTGGTGGTTTAAGCAGATGAACCACTTTCTGGCGCATCTTTAA
- a CDS encoding transglycosylase SLT domain-containing protein: MALQHIDLFSFFMAEILPVQTPVAPAPKKRRSTSQRSKGPRPGRKKGRRGKKKPPLKLWQNFLFIALEALGLATVGVVAIVVLLGTFANRFSGTSLLHNLLPFAGGILLCIFVAAVLLSLWKEARRWLRSRFIWLPPALVVLVAVLIGVFVPREYFTSTFGYYRTLVGGKEEAGRVTLAHQVYAAYRRLETAQLIRMVGRSGPYAEAIDEAAAVYKLDADLLKGLAATESSFLSRTSSDGGHGLFQITQAPAAVVAAVNRIFPEDSRQIAEPRYNAFLGAATLRHYLSEMKDDLFLGLLAYNIGPANGGLRFIMKQYGATDFITAQPYLQQLPRDYPIRVLAYSLAFRVERLEGKLLAYEEGRNALRIQALGIPGIDSL, from the coding sequence ATGGCACTTCAACACATCGATTTGTTTTCTTTTTTTATGGCTGAAATACTACCCGTACAAACACCGGTCGCCCCAGCGCCGAAAAAGCGGCGCAGCACATCGCAGCGGTCAAAAGGCCCCCGTCCAGGACGGAAAAAGGGGCGTCGCGGCAAGAAAAAACCGCCGCTCAAGCTTTGGCAAAATTTCTTGTTCATCGCCCTGGAGGCCCTTGGCTTAGCGACCGTCGGGGTGGTGGCCATCGTCGTTTTGCTTGGTACTTTTGCCAACAGATTCTCAGGGACCAGTTTACTGCACAACCTCCTGCCCTTTGCCGGCGGCATACTGCTGTGCATCTTTGTGGCGGCGGTGCTCCTTAGCCTCTGGAAGGAGGCGCGGCGCTGGTTGCGCAGCCGTTTCATCTGGCTCCCTCCGGCCCTGGTTGTTCTGGTGGCAGTGTTGATCGGTGTGTTCGTGCCGCGGGAATACTTTACCAGCACCTTCGGCTATTACCGGACGCTGGTTGGCGGTAAGGAGGAAGCGGGGCGGGTGACCCTTGCCCATCAGGTATACGCTGCCTATCGCCGGCTGGAAACGGCGCAATTGATCCGAATGGTAGGCCGGTCCGGTCCCTATGCCGAGGCCATCGACGAAGCGGCGGCGGTGTATAAACTTGATGCCGATCTTCTCAAGGGCCTTGCCGCCACCGAATCATCCTTCCTGTCAAGAACCAGCTCGGATGGCGGCCATGGGCTTTTTCAGATCACCCAGGCCCCGGCAGCGGTGGTAGCTGCGGTCAACCGGATCTTTCCGGAGGACAGCCGGCAGATCGCCGAGCCGCGCTACAATGCCTTCCTCGGGGCGGCCACCCTGCGCCACTATCTGTCGGAGATGAAGGACGACCTCTTCCTTGGCCTGCTCGCCTATAATATAGGCCCGGCCAACGGCGGCCTGCGTTTTATCATGAAGCAGTACGGGGCGACCGACTTCATCACCGCCCAGCCCTACCTGCAGCAGCTGCCCCGCGATTATCCTATCCGTGTCCTGGCCTACTCCCTGGCCTTTCGCGTCGAGCGCCTGGAAGGGAAACTTCTGGCCTACGAGGAGGGGCGAAATGCTTTGCGTATCCAGGCGCTTGGCATTCCAGGGATAGATTCTTTGTAA
- the ilvY gene encoding HTH-type transcriptional activator IlvY, producing the protein MNIRELELFKHLATSLHFGRTSVECNITPSGLTRTIQRLESEVGKALFSRNNRSVGLTPAGLHFKEYCEETLGRWNILQNHLKSDTALRGELTLYCSVTAIFSILPRIFGRFRKTHPQVTIHVQTGDAAKALPKLQTSEVDIAVAALPDRRPDGIECIELLQTPLVFISAKSYPELIKYDQDMIDWQKTPVILPAEGLSRIRGERWFAEKEIRPKIYAQVSGNEAIIAMVSMGCGIGIVPLLVLENSYLKSEVECIELSPQLTPFTVGICTLIKNKRNPVVQSFWAIVEQEMVEASPHNP; encoded by the coding sequence ATGAATATCCGCGAACTGGAACTCTTTAAACATCTGGCGACCAGCCTACATTTCGGCCGCACCAGCGTTGAGTGTAACATCACCCCGTCGGGCCTCACCCGGACCATCCAGCGCCTGGAGAGCGAGGTGGGAAAAGCCCTTTTCAGCCGCAACAACCGCTCGGTAGGACTTACCCCGGCAGGCCTGCACTTCAAGGAATATTGCGAGGAGACCCTTGGCCGGTGGAACATTCTCCAGAACCATCTGAAGAGTGACACCGCCCTGCGCGGCGAGCTCACCTTATACTGTTCGGTTACCGCCATATTTTCCATCCTGCCGCGAATTTTCGGGCGGTTCCGCAAGACCCATCCACAGGTCACCATCCATGTGCAGACCGGCGATGCCGCCAAGGCCCTGCCGAAACTGCAGACCAGTGAGGTCGATATCGCCGTCGCCGCCCTCCCAGACCGGCGACCCGATGGCATTGAATGTATAGAACTTTTACAGACACCCCTGGTATTTATCTCAGCAAAATCCTATCCTGAGCTTATCAAATATGACCAAGATATGATAGACTGGCAAAAAACTCCGGTGATCCTGCCGGCGGAGGGACTGAGCCGTATCCGCGGAGAAAGATGGTTTGCCGAGAAAGAGATTCGCCCAAAGATTTATGCCCAGGTCTCCGGCAACGAGGCGATCATCGCTATGGTCAGCATGGGTTGCGGCATCGGCATAGTTCCCTTGCTGGTTCTGGAAAACAGCTACCTGAAATCCGAGGTGGAGTGCATTGAGCTGTCGCCACAACTGACACCGTTTACCGTCGGCATCTGCACCCTGATAAAAAATAAACGCAACCCGGTGGTGCAATCCTTCTGGGCAATTGTCGAACAAGAGATGGTGGAGGCCTCCCCACACAACCCATGA
- a CDS encoding carboxylate--amine ligase — protein sequence MNVVFLSPHFPAHYHLFCRQLKNCGAAVLGIADAPFDQLPETVRASLTEYYRVSDMHNYDELVRALGYFTHHYGKIDRLDSLNEYWLETEARLRDDFNIFGVRGDSINTIRRKSAMKEIFRAAGVPVAAGRVVANEDEARALIAEIGYPAVAKPDGGVGALNTFRLNNDADLSAFFANKPVGDYIIEAFVAGTIVSFDGLTDGHGEIVFHTSHTFSQGIMETVNEGQHISYHSLRDLPPRFEALGRTCVKAFDVRERFFHIEFFETSPDEYVALEVNIRPPGGYTTDMFNYACDIDIYRIWAELLVAGRHTPFTRQYHCCYASRKNSCRYRHSHEQILATYGSFIVQVASVPGVFSSALGDIGYIFRSPAMDDIRTITAFIQAPAEEHHHAH from the coding sequence ATGAATGTCGTCTTTCTCTCGCCGCATTTCCCGGCCCACTATCACCTTTTCTGCCGACAGCTGAAAAACTGCGGCGCGGCGGTACTGGGAATCGCCGACGCTCCCTTTGACCAGCTGCCGGAGACGGTACGCGCATCGCTGACCGAATACTACCGGGTGAGCGATATGCATAACTACGATGAACTGGTTCGCGCCCTCGGGTATTTCACCCACCACTACGGCAAGATTGATCGACTCGATTCCCTCAACGAATACTGGCTGGAGACCGAGGCGCGTTTACGAGACGACTTCAATATCTTCGGGGTACGCGGCGATTCCATAAACACCATCCGCCGTAAGTCGGCGATGAAAGAAATCTTCCGGGCGGCCGGGGTCCCGGTTGCCGCCGGCAGGGTGGTGGCAAACGAAGACGAGGCCAGGGCACTCATCGCCGAGATCGGCTACCCGGCGGTCGCCAAGCCGGATGGCGGGGTCGGCGCCCTGAACACCTTTCGTTTAAATAACGATGCCGACCTGTCGGCCTTTTTTGCCAACAAACCGGTGGGTGACTATATCATCGAGGCCTTTGTCGCCGGCACCATCGTGTCTTTCGACGGCCTTACCGATGGCCACGGCGAGATTGTCTTCCATACCAGCCACACCTTTAGCCAAGGGATCATGGAGACCGTCAACGAGGGCCAGCATATCAGCTACCATTCCCTCCGCGATCTGCCGCCAAGGTTTGAGGCTCTTGGCCGCACCTGCGTCAAGGCCTTCGATGTCCGCGAGCGGTTCTTCCATATCGAATTCTTTGAGACCTCGCCTGACGAATACGTCGCCCTGGAGGTCAACATCCGCCCGCCCGGCGGCTACACCACCGATATGTTCAACTACGCCTGCGATATCGATATCTACCGGATCTGGGCGGAACTGCTGGTTGCCGGCCGCCACACTCCCTTCACGCGGCAATACCACTGCTGCTACGCCAGCCGCAAAAATTCCTGCCGCTATCGCCATAGCCATGAGCAGATCCTCGCCACATACGGCTCGTTCATCGTCCAGGTGGCAAGCGTCCCCGGCGTCTTTAGCAGCGCCCTGGGCGATATCGGCTATATTTTCCGCTCACCGGCAATGGACGACATCCGGACGATAACCGCTTTTATCCAGGCACCCGCGGAGGAGCATCACCATGCACATTGA
- a CDS encoding GNAT family N-acetyltransferase, whose protein sequence is MSIHNLDKLFRPSAIAVIGASERPGRIGTALMDNLVRGEFKGRLYPVNPGYRQIMGLPATAAVRDIGAPIDLALIAVPINQVPEIIGQCVASKVPAAIIISAGGKETGAAGQAIEARIAQAAAGKIRILGPNCLGIMVPGFRLNASFAAGMPNVGNLAFASQSGGVCAAILDVSFKEGLGFSHFISVGSMLDVDFGDVLDYLGRDPAAKSILLYIEQLSNIRRFMSAARAVSRIKPIIVLKAGSSPAGAQAAASHTGALAGEDAVYDTAFKRAGVIRVRSIEELFDCAELMAKQPRPAGRRMAVITNGGGPGVMAIDAMARYGLEPATLSTATIEALNGVLPPYWSHQNPVDILGDADAERYAKAVTILSKEGGLHGLMLILAPQALIDPLHVAQALAPLLKGLSYPVVAVWMGGRDIAPAVQFLNDAGIATYTTPERAVQALTYMAQHTRNLAMAMEIPPRLQRRLDFDRQRVQDIIDRTDLSDGRFLTETLTKEILQAYRIPVTATERADTAQAAAAAAAKIGWPVALKILSPDISHKTDADGVQLDLRSTAEVLTAYERIMAGAKRYNDKAMIEGVSVQPYLAHPDYELLMGIKRDQAFGPVIVFGLGGIFTEVLRERALGLPPLNRLLIRRLMEETRVFRLLQGYRNRPAADMAALEDMLLQLSQLAIDFPEIAELDINPVIVKDSRPIAVDARILLRPAPKPSPLHLIISPYPAQYELCTTARDGRHLLIRPIQPEDAGLFVELFKTLSPTSVYYRFFRHMKELSAEMLAMLTQIDYDRHMALVALDVSSTPEKMLGVARIITDPTGEHAEFSIMVGDPWQGQGVGAQLLLNLLKAAKQQGMERIWGTVLPENTHMQRLGKKCGFTIKYNNEEGAFDLTIDLKEAELED, encoded by the coding sequence ATGTCAATCCATAACCTCGATAAACTGTTTCGCCCCTCTGCCATAGCGGTGATCGGCGCCAGCGAACGTCCCGGGCGCATCGGCACGGCCCTCATGGACAATCTCGTACGAGGAGAGTTCAAAGGGCGCCTGTACCCCGTCAACCCCGGATACCGGCAGATTATGGGCCTGCCGGCCACTGCCGCCGTCAGAGACATCGGTGCCCCCATCGACCTCGCCCTTATTGCCGTGCCGATCAATCAAGTCCCCGAGATCATTGGCCAGTGTGTGGCATCCAAGGTGCCGGCGGCGATCATCATCTCCGCCGGCGGCAAAGAGACCGGGGCAGCAGGCCAGGCCATCGAGGCACGGATCGCCCAGGCCGCGGCCGGCAAAATTCGCATTCTCGGGCCAAACTGTTTAGGGATAATGGTCCCCGGTTTCCGGCTCAATGCCAGCTTTGCCGCCGGCATGCCAAACGTCGGCAACCTGGCCTTTGCCTCGCAAAGCGGCGGGGTGTGTGCCGCCATCCTCGATGTATCCTTCAAGGAAGGTCTCGGCTTCAGCCACTTTATCAGTGTCGGCTCGATGCTCGACGTCGATTTCGGCGATGTCCTCGATTATCTTGGCCGCGATCCGGCGGCGAAAAGCATCTTGCTCTATATCGAACAGCTGTCGAATATCCGCAGGTTCATGAGCGCCGCCCGTGCCGTGTCACGTATCAAGCCGATCATCGTCCTTAAGGCCGGCAGCAGCCCCGCCGGCGCCCAGGCCGCCGCCTCGCACACCGGCGCCCTGGCCGGCGAGGACGCGGTCTATGACACGGCCTTTAAGCGGGCCGGTGTGATCCGGGTGCGCAGCATTGAAGAACTCTTCGATTGCGCCGAACTGATGGCCAAACAGCCCCGGCCTGCCGGACGCCGCATGGCGGTCATCACCAACGGCGGTGGCCCCGGCGTCATGGCCATCGATGCCATGGCCCGCTACGGCCTGGAACCGGCGACCTTGAGCACCGCAACCATAGAGGCCCTAAACGGCGTTCTCCCGCCGTACTGGAGCCACCAGAACCCAGTGGATATCCTCGGCGACGCCGACGCAGAGCGCTACGCCAAGGCGGTGACCATCCTGAGTAAGGAGGGGGGCCTGCATGGCTTGATGCTCATTCTGGCGCCGCAAGCCCTCATCGATCCCCTCCATGTGGCACAGGCCCTGGCACCATTGCTGAAAGGCCTTTCCTACCCGGTGGTCGCGGTATGGATGGGCGGCCGGGATATCGCCCCTGCCGTGCAGTTTCTCAACGACGCCGGTATTGCCACCTACACCACCCCTGAGCGGGCAGTACAGGCCTTAACCTATATGGCCCAGCATACCCGCAACCTGGCGATGGCCATGGAGATTCCGCCGCGTCTCCAGCGCCGGCTCGACTTTGACCGGCAACGGGTTCAAGATATCATTGATCGGACCGACCTCAGCGACGGCCGCTTTCTCACCGAGACCCTCACCAAGGAAATCCTCCAGGCCTACCGCATCCCGGTCACCGCAACTGAACGCGCTGACACCGCCCAGGCTGCGGCAGCGGCGGCTGCAAAGATCGGCTGGCCGGTGGCGCTAAAAATCCTGTCCCCGGACATCAGCCATAAAACCGATGCCGACGGCGTGCAGCTTGATCTACGCAGTACCGCCGAGGTCCTCACCGCCTACGAGCGGATCATGGCCGGAGCCAAACGTTACAACGACAAGGCGATGATTGAGGGGGTGTCGGTCCAACCCTATCTCGCCCATCCGGACTACGAGCTGCTGATGGGCATCAAACGTGACCAGGCCTTTGGCCCGGTCATCGTCTTTGGCCTCGGTGGGATCTTTACTGAGGTACTGCGCGAGCGTGCCCTCGGCCTGCCGCCCCTCAACCGCCTGCTGATTCGCCGCCTTATGGAAGAAACCCGGGTCTTCAGGCTGCTCCAGGGCTATCGTAATCGCCCTGCCGCCGATATGGCCGCCCTCGAGGATATGCTCCTGCAGCTCTCCCAACTGGCAATCGATTTTCCCGAGATCGCCGAACTGGATATCAATCCGGTCATCGTCAAAGACAGCCGGCCGATCGCGGTAGACGCGCGCATCCTCCTGCGGCCGGCACCGAAGCCCTCACCCCTGCACCTGATAATCAGCCCCTATCCGGCCCAGTACGAACTCTGCACCACCGCCAGAGATGGCCGGCACCTTCTCATTCGGCCAATCCAGCCCGAGGATGCCGGCCTCTTTGTCGAGCTGTTCAAGACCCTGTCGCCCACCAGCGTTTACTACCGGTTCTTCCGCCACATGAAGGAGCTCTCGGCGGAGATGCTGGCGATGCTGACGCAGATTGACTATGACCGGCATATGGCCCTTGTTGCCCTCGATGTGTCGTCGACACCGGAAAAGATGCTCGGGGTGGCGCGGATCATCACTGACCCAACAGGCGAACATGCCGAATTCTCGATCATGGTCGGTGACCCCTGGCAGGGACAGGGGGTGGGTGCGCAGCTTCTGCTCAATCTGCTGAAAGCTGCCAAGCAGCAGGGGATGGAACGAATCTGGGGGACGGTCCTGCCGGAAAACACCCACATGCAGCGACTCGGCAAGAAATGCGGTTTTACCATCAAGTACAATAATGAAGAGGGGGCCTTTGATCTGACCATCGATCTCAAAGAGGCGGAATTGGAGGACTAA
- a CDS encoding YdgA family protein: protein MKKIIIGVVVILGIAAVSAPFGSGILMERVVRDTFGNANTMYASSGHDTSIEIVRYDRGFSSSEIEWKVKFGKMKALYGFDEIVFVDRAEHGMGGIVSKTSLEKNPWYTDFISKKLGGKDPLHITTAYKLAGGIESTLANDSFSMPAADGKAVTIKPGKVVVACDKGLKHFTSEASWEGLGLEGQLAVGGVSMKSALTMISPFIWDGNVSMGLKNTQIDDNKGHLDLTNLKIDYVLNYDKDKNTLSAKAEYGVDTVTLGQEKISNIFARIGISGLDAKNYEEFMKTYTSTVSAMMGDIAAAKDDPEKMQQLLDKKMAVVGFQMVALGEKLLTKGLELQISDLRFQAPEGEIKGDVTVSLKKDMTFAQFVPVVSQPSLALDIITLRSNLSLPDKLVGDDPMLFAPIYPGMQTGIFVKNGNMAVHKAETKDGKLFVNDKELVLK, encoded by the coding sequence ATGAAGAAGATTATTATCGGCGTCGTGGTGATCCTTGGGATTGCCGCGGTTAGCGCCCCATTCGGCAGCGGCATATTGATGGAGCGGGTGGTCCGCGACACCTTTGGCAATGCCAATACCATGTATGCGAGCAGCGGCCACGACACGAGCATTGAGATCGTTCGCTATGACCGGGGATTCAGTTCTTCGGAGATTGAGTGGAAGGTCAAGTTCGGAAAAATGAAGGCCCTGTACGGCTTTGATGAGATTGTCTTTGTTGACAGGGCGGAGCATGGCATGGGCGGCATTGTGTCGAAAACCAGTCTTGAGAAAAACCCCTGGTATACCGATTTTATCAGCAAAAAGCTGGGCGGCAAGGACCCTCTGCATATCACCACCGCCTACAAGCTTGCCGGGGGGATTGAGTCTACCCTTGCCAATGACAGCTTTTCCATGCCGGCGGCGGACGGCAAGGCGGTGACCATCAAACCGGGGAAGGTGGTTGTCGCCTGCGATAAGGGCCTCAAGCACTTCACCTCCGAGGCCTCCTGGGAGGGATTGGGGCTGGAGGGTCAGCTGGCGGTTGGCGGGGTGTCGATGAAGTCGGCCCTGACCATGATCTCGCCGTTTATCTGGGATGGCAATGTCTCCATGGGCCTGAAGAATACCCAGATTGATGACAACAAGGGGCATCTTGATCTGACCAATCTGAAGATCGATTACGTTCTGAACTACGATAAGGACAAGAATACCTTATCAGCCAAGGCGGAATACGGTGTCGACACCGTCACCCTCGGGCAGGAGAAGATCAGCAATATCTTTGCCCGGATTGGTATCAGCGGGTTGGATGCCAAGAATTACGAAGAATTTATGAAGACCTACACCTCAACGGTCAGTGCCATGATGGGTGATATCGCCGCGGCCAAGGACGACCCGGAGAAGATGCAACAGCTCCTCGACAAGAAGATGGCGGTGGTCGGTTTTCAGATGGTTGCCCTAGGTGAAAAGCTTCTCACCAAAGGGCTGGAGCTGCAAATTTCCGACCTGCGGTTCCAGGCCCCTGAGGGCGAAATTAAAGGGGATGTGACGGTCAGCCTGAAAAAAGACATGACCTTTGCCCAGTTTGTTCCGGTGGTCAGTCAGCCGTCTCTGGCCCTCGATATTATTACGCTGCGCTCAAATCTCAGTCTGCCGGATAAACTGGTGGGCGATGACCCCATGCTGTTTGCCCCGATTTATCCGGGGATGCAGACCGGTATCTTTGTCAAAAATGGCAACATGGCCGTGCACAAGGCCGAGACCAAGGATGGCAAGTTGTTTGTCAATGATAAGGAATTGGTACTGAAGTAG
- the surE gene encoding 5'/3'-nucleotidase SurE: MKTILITNDDGIHSPGIEALQQALAPLGRTVVIAPDRDNSAVSHSLTMNRPLKVVQVRKGVYTIDGTPTDCVAVGLKKILTVRPDLLVSGINAGANLGDDISYSGTVSAAIEGTMYGIPSMAISVGGEPPYDYRAATQIAVYLAGIILRNSLPGDTLLNINVPSGSSYKKIRVTRQGRRLWENSIHETLDPRGSKHYWIGGGTPVTDPGEDTDVHAFAGGDVSITPIQLDLTNHAGITFLKEKWLLEDPETP, encoded by the coding sequence ATGAAAACAATCCTCATCACCAACGACGACGGCATCCACAGCCCCGGCATCGAGGCCCTGCAGCAGGCGCTCGCGCCACTCGGCCGTACCGTCGTCATCGCCCCGGACCGCGACAATTCGGCGGTGTCGCACTCCCTGACCATGAACCGGCCCCTCAAGGTGGTACAGGTCAGAAAGGGTGTCTATACCATTGACGGCACCCCCACCGACTGCGTTGCCGTCGGTCTTAAAAAGATTCTCACCGTTCGCCCCGACCTTCTGGTCTCGGGAATCAACGCCGGTGCCAATCTCGGCGACGATATCTCCTATTCGGGAACCGTGTCGGCAGCCATTGAAGGCACCATGTACGGCATACCGTCCATGGCCATCTCGGTAGGCGGCGAACCGCCCTACGACTACCGGGCAGCGACCCAGATCGCCGTGTATCTGGCCGGAATCATCCTCCGCAATTCCCTGCCCGGCGACACCCTGCTGAACATCAATGTGCCGAGCGGCAGCTCCTATAAGAAAATCCGCGTGACCCGCCAAGGACGCAGGCTCTGGGAAAACTCCATCCACGAAACCCTCGATCCGCGCGGCAGCAAGCATTACTGGATCGGCGGCGGTACCCCGGTCACCGACCCAGGTGAAGACACCGACGTGCACGCCTTTGCCGGAGGTGATGTGTCCATTACCCCCATTCAACTCGACCTCACTAACCATGCAGGGATAACCTTTTTGAAAGAAAAGTGGCTGCTGGAGGATCCTGAAACACCATGA
- a CDS encoding cation diffusion facilitator family transporter, producing the protein MTTNHRHKRGILAVNVGLTANALLAVLKTCVGIIGHSPALLADGINSTSDVAYGIVVKIFMGISSKPADQEHPYGHDRLESIAAVVVGAFVITTAISIFWSSISSVYDLLSHGSDSAGASRLALWIALFTIVMKIWLSAWTNKIGKETNNNVLLALAADHRNDIFSALAATIGILFGQMGYLFVDPLAGGVVSIIILMTGIEIIRESAADLMNTLPGQKLTEEIRNKMQELDEVLDVEEIHGHRFGLYMVLNITIGVSPALTVAEGDRIATLVEDLLVRDIDFIRRVFVHYHPVQAAGTTIHATP; encoded by the coding sequence ATGACCACCAATCATCGACATAAAAGAGGCATCCTGGCAGTCAACGTCGGCCTGACCGCCAATGCCCTCCTGGCAGTCCTCAAGACCTGCGTCGGCATCATCGGCCACAGTCCGGCGCTGCTCGCCGACGGCATCAACTCGACCTCCGACGTAGCCTACGGCATCGTCGTCAAGATCTTCATGGGAATCTCCAGTAAGCCTGCCGACCAGGAGCATCCCTATGGCCACGACCGCCTGGAATCGATAGCTGCGGTGGTGGTCGGGGCCTTTGTCATCACCACCGCCATCTCGATCTTCTGGTCATCAATCAGCAGCGTCTACGACCTCCTCAGCCACGGCAGCGATTCGGCCGGGGCCTCGCGGCTGGCCCTGTGGATTGCCCTCTTTACCATTGTCATGAAGATCTGGCTGTCGGCCTGGACCAACAAGATCGGCAAGGAAACCAACAACAATGTCCTCTTGGCCCTGGCCGCCGACCACCGCAACGACATCTTCTCGGCCCTGGCCGCGACCATCGGCATCCTCTTCGGGCAAATGGGCTATCTCTTTGTTGATCCCCTGGCGGGTGGCGTCGTGTCGATTATCATCCTGATGACCGGAATAGAAATCATCCGCGAATCGGCGGCCGACCTGATGAACACCCTGCCCGGCCAGAAGCTTACCGAGGAAATTCGCAATAAGATGCAGGAACTCGACGAAGTCCTTGATGTCGAGGAAATCCACGGCCACCGATTTGGCCTGTATATGGTGCTCAATATCACCATCGGCGTGTCTCCAGCGCTCACCGTCGCCGAGGGTGACCGCATCGCCACTTTGGTCGAGGATCTCCTGGTCAGGGACATCGACTTCATACGCCGGGTCTTTGTCCACTACCACCCCGTCCAGGCGGCCGGCACCACCATCCACGCTACGCCGTAA